Proteins co-encoded in one Strix uralensis isolate ZFMK-TIS-50842 chromosome 2, bStrUra1, whole genome shotgun sequence genomic window:
- the IL18R1 gene encoding interleukin-18 receptor 1 has product MTLMIFFLMFIIESATEKLCPLRASIDVLEGEYFFLCYLESMQEHFQEEAYTINWYKESAGKQQLIKETQRIVSQMNFLEFWPAELSDSGNYSVTHSNGKENFTVQKWTLNVLERNKSSCFNKNHLTTEIKNAGTGHSLKCNDLSVNENDSITWYKDCKNYENETERELDFKTLTVQHSGIYTCKILISHEGKIYHSTNTIKLVVEGDAPETVTLEIVGRDEEIETEMGKEEILNCTGFLGYYMREDVSLYWLINQTFPEKCTGIPKNEPSICEEEFKKLQLGNKFYITRLLRIKKVTDEDMRHNFTCMLQTDERTLMKIVKLKKGNTRDLPVHIFTTGMVLAVLFPCVAVAAVFVCVMFRVDLVLFYRNICRRDDTAGDGKEYDAFVSYLKDCVSPTEEEREFALKILPMVLEENFGYKLCIFERDVSPGGAVVDDIHSFIDKSRRLIIILSQNYISDRAIYELESGLHKALVERKTKIILIEYMPISDYNFLPESLSLLPSKRVVKWKKDKSLPMNSRFWKNLRYLMPAKPTKMNTKGHYNNLDLGSEGSPPWTEGCDFNAVV; this is encoded by the exons ATgactctgatgattttttttctaatgtttatcATTGAATCTGCCACTG AGAAGCTGTGTCCTCTTCGCGCCTCCATTGACGTGTTAGAAggggaatattttttcctttgttatcttGAGTCAATGCAAGAACATTTTCAGGAAGAAGCATACACAATAAACTGGTACAAGGAAAGTGCTGGCAAGCAGCAACTGataaaggaaacacagagaaTTGTCTCTCAAATGAATTTTCTGGAGTTTTGGCCAGCTGAGCTCAGTGACTCTGGGAATTACTCTGTCACTCACAG caatggaaaagaaaatttcacagtTCAGAAGTGGACCTTGAATGtacttgaaagaaataaaagcagctgtTTCAACAAAAATCATTTaactacagaaattaaaaatgctggaACTGGTCATTCACTGAAATGCAATGATTTGTCTGTCAATGAAAATGACAGCATAACATGGTACAAG GACTGTAAGAACTATGAAAATGAAACAGAGCGGGAACTGGATTTTAAAACCTTAACAGTACAGCACTCTGGGATATATACCTGTAAAATTTTAATCAGTCATGAAGGAAAGATATATCACAGCACAAATACAATTAAGCTGGTAGTAGAAGGTG ATGCACCAGAGACTGTAACTTTGGAGATAGTTGGACGTGATgaagaaattgaaacagaaatgG GTAAAGAAGAGATACTCAATTGCACAGGTTTCTTGGGTTATTATATGAGAGAAGATGTCAGCCTCTACTGGTTAATTAATCAAACGTTTCCAGAAAAATGTACAGGTATCCCCAAGAATGAACCTTCAATTTGTGAAGAAGAGTTCAAAAAATTACA GTTGGGAAACAAGTTCTACATCACAAGGCTACTACGGATTAAAAAAGTAACAGATGAGGACATGCGTCATAATTTCACCTGCATGTTGCAAACTGATGAAAGAACACTAATGAAAATAGTGAAACTGAAGAAAG GGAACACCCGAGATCTGCCTGTGCACATATTTACAACTGGAATGGTCCTTGCTGTACTATTTCCATGTGTTGCTGTAGCTGCGGTGTTTGTCTGTGTGATGTTTAGAGTTGACTTAGTTCTTTTTTACAGGAACATATGCAGAAGAGACGACACTGCTGGAG ATGGAAAAGAATATGATGCATTTGTGTCATACCTGAAAGACTGTGTTTCTCCTactgaagaagagagagaatttGCTTTGAAGATATTACCCATGGTATTAGAAGAAAACTTTGGGTACAAGTTATGTATATTTGAGAGGGATGTATCCCCTGGAGGAG CAGTTGTTGATGATATCCATTCATTCATTGACAAAAGCCGAAGACTAATTATTATACTGAGCCAGAACTACATTTCTGACAGAGCTATATATGAACTTGAGAGTGGACTGCATAAAGCCCTAGTTGAAAGAAAAACTAAGATCATATTAATTGAATATATGCCTATAAGTGACTATAATTTCTTACCAGAATCATTGTCTCTTTTACCATCAAAGAGGGTTGTGAAGTGGAAAAAGGATAAATCTCTTCCCATGAATTCCAGATTTTGGAAGAACCTTCGGTACCTGATGCCAGCAAAACCTACCAAGATGAACACCAAAGGGCACTATAATAATCTTGACCTAGGCTCGGAAGGGAGTCCACCATGGACTGAAGGCTGTGATTTTAATGCAGTTGTATAA